One Ardenticatenales bacterium DNA segment encodes these proteins:
- a CDS encoding bifunctional (p)ppGpp synthetase/guanosine-3',5'-bis(diphosphate) 3'-pyrophosphohydrolase produces MTIPADGKQFFDLVDSYLNLTDREIVRRGFALARQEHGDAKRKSGELFFTHPLTVAYYLADFRLDASALVAALLHDVAEDTRVSVEEIEAAFGPEVSRLVDGVTKLKDVTAGVFQGEAARGRDLTNQQVQEASLHKLFDHTTADVRVVLIKIFDRLHNMRTIRAMPPHKQRQKAEETLAVYAPMANRLGMWHVKNELESLSLQVLDNSAHAQIARRLEHLARAHQAIFPEIVGQIMERLVEKQMPVLDVVYSPRQVYSIYRDLKANRGSYEDIDNALRLVVLLDNDLDCYTAMGCLHQMWPPVPHQFDDYVAVPRENLYRSLHTTVVHESGQHLKIRLRTIEMDKTSEIGVLARWLYKGSPLWSASSSRRVDAFLDNIKENINLEPHDLGFGVQGVVDNVLQDQIRVYTPQGELKELSKGATPVDFAYAIHTEVGNQTYAAYVDGKPFPLNRSLPNGAQVRIEMKRGQGAQRMWLDEDLGYVTTSRAKARIRRSFRRLPATAVMVEGKRLLNEELKMLGFQTMPHEQAAQLMGLPTPETLYRDLGRAEMLPTDLATRVAEAMWDVWPSMRVGSEVVRSNGDSYRIAHADGHELRLCRACRPEPGTRIMGYLRVDGRVTVHRVSCVKLPGDPRGARTLKLNWADASACDVRVVAMEVDAHDRMGLLNEITDLMLAEQINIEYFAMPHEGRMRHLVFEVALSSPRLLVRILHQVLALANVTAVRCLINEKPLYAYGPNGEENGEEGFRADVI; encoded by the coding sequence TTGACCATCCCCGCGGATGGCAAACAGTTCTTCGACCTCGTGGATTCCTATCTCAACCTCACCGACCGAGAAATCGTGCGACGCGGGTTTGCTTTGGCGCGCCAGGAGCATGGTGACGCCAAACGCAAATCGGGTGAACTTTTCTTTACCCACCCCCTCACCGTTGCCTACTACCTGGCCGACTTTCGCCTGGATGCTTCTGCTCTCGTCGCCGCTCTTCTGCACGACGTGGCCGAAGACACCCGTGTTAGCGTAGAAGAAATCGAAGCGGCGTTTGGTCCCGAAGTCAGTCGCCTCGTAGACGGCGTCACCAAATTGAAAGACGTGACCGCCGGCGTATTCCAGGGCGAAGCCGCCCGCGGCAGAGACCTCACCAACCAGCAGGTTCAGGAAGCCAGCCTGCATAAGCTGTTCGACCACACCACCGCCGACGTGCGCGTCGTGCTGATCAAAATCTTCGACCGCCTGCACAATATGCGCACCATTCGCGCCATGCCGCCACACAAACAGCGGCAAAAAGCGGAGGAGACCCTCGCCGTTTATGCGCCCATGGCCAATCGTCTGGGCATGTGGCATGTCAAAAACGAGCTGGAATCGCTCTCCTTGCAGGTGCTAGACAACAGCGCCCATGCCCAGATTGCCCGCCGTCTGGAGCATCTAGCACGCGCGCATCAGGCAATCTTCCCCGAAATCGTGGGGCAGATTATGGAACGCCTGGTGGAAAAGCAGATGCCTGTGTTGGATGTTGTCTACAGCCCGCGCCAGGTTTATTCCATTTATCGCGATCTGAAAGCGAATAGAGGCAGCTACGAGGATATTGACAACGCCCTGCGCCTTGTCGTTCTACTGGACAACGATCTCGACTGTTACACGGCTATGGGCTGCCTGCACCAGATGTGGCCTCCCGTGCCGCATCAGTTTGATGATTACGTGGCCGTGCCGCGCGAAAACCTCTACCGCTCCCTGCACACAACCGTTGTACACGAAAGCGGGCAGCACCTGAAAATCAGGCTGCGTACCATCGAAATGGACAAGACCTCGGAAATTGGCGTACTGGCCCGCTGGCTATACAAAGGCTCTCCGCTGTGGTCCGCCAGTTCGTCCCGCCGTGTGGATGCTTTCCTGGACAATATCAAGGAAAATATCAATCTGGAGCCGCACGATCTCGGTTTTGGCGTGCAGGGCGTGGTGGACAATGTGCTGCAAGACCAGATTCGCGTCTACACGCCGCAAGGGGAATTGAAAGAACTGAGCAAGGGAGCCACGCCCGTTGATTTTGCCTATGCCATTCACACGGAAGTGGGTAATCAGACCTATGCCGCCTACGTGGACGGAAAGCCGTTCCCCCTCAATCGCTCCCTGCCCAATGGCGCGCAGGTGCGGATTGAAATGAAGCGGGGGCAGGGGGCGCAGCGAATGTGGCTGGATGAGGATTTGGGTTACGTGACGACCAGCCGCGCCAAGGCACGCATCAGGCGCTCGTTCCGTCGTCTGCCGGCAACGGCCGTCATGGTCGAAGGAAAGCGGCTGCTCAACGAAGAGCTAAAGATGCTGGGCTTCCAAACAATGCCGCACGAACAGGCGGCTCAGTTGATGGGCCTGCCTACGCCAGAAACACTCTACCGAGACCTGGGGCGGGCGGAAATGCTGCCGACAGATCTAGCGACGCGCGTAGCGGAAGCGATGTGGGATGTATGGCCTTCCATGCGCGTGGGCAGTGAGGTCGTGAGAAGCAATGGCGATAGCTACCGCATTGCCCATGCGGATGGGCATGAGTTGCGCCTGTGCCGCGCCTGCCGCCCGGAGCCGGGGACGCGCATCATGGGGTATTTGCGTGTCGATGGGCGGGTGACAGTGCATCGTGTGAGTTGCGTCAAACTGCCGGGCGATCCGCGCGGCGCGCGCACGCTGAAGTTGAACTGGGCGGACGCTTCCGCCTGCGATGTGCGCGTGGTGGCGATGGAAGTTGATGCCCATGACCGCATGGGGCTGCTGAACGAAATCACTGACCTGATGCTGGCGGAACAGATCAACATTGAGTATTTTGCGATGCCCCACGAGGGGCGAATGCGGCATCTGGTTTTTGAAGTGGCGTTGAGCAGCCCGCGTCTGCTGGTGCGCATTTTGCACCAGGTGTTGGCGCTGGCAAACGTGACGGCGGTGCGCTGTCTGATTAACGAGAAGCCGTTATATGCGTATGGACCCAATGGGGAGGAGAATGGGGAGGAGGGCTTTCGCGCTGACGTGATCTGA
- a CDS encoding VWA domain-containing protein, with product MLNFTIQASRETLSAQESAQLLYLLIEVSAPEHYRLSHLPLNVGLVIDRSTSMQGDRLERVKAAAALLVEKLSAADVLSVVAFSDRAEVVLPASHVRNKAPVLSRLRTIVAFGGTEIYQGLNACVKEMRKADLDHHLNHIILLTDGQTYGDENACLQLAQQAAASHIGISGFGIGSEWNDQFLDRLVAPSGGQCAYIDTPDQIVTLLQQRIQSLGKVYAHNFRLKADQFPAGVRIQYGLKFKPFAQPLPDNPQQDLNLGSVEARTPLVFVLELMIESQSGPRLEIPLTFVADIPAEMAVNQPFHQKLALPVGGQKADVFPPDAVVEAVRVLNLYRLNETAWHEIEAGQLQTAVTRMRRLTTRLLESGFTQMATQAQIETERLSTMGTLSLEGRKRLKFGTRALLTKTLMLNDDD from the coding sequence ATGCTAAATTTCACGATTCAAGCCAGCCGCGAGACACTCAGCGCCCAAGAGTCGGCCCAGCTCCTCTATCTTCTCATTGAGGTCAGTGCGCCCGAACATTATCGCCTCTCGCACCTGCCGCTCAATGTGGGCCTCGTCATCGATCGTTCCACCTCCATGCAGGGTGATCGGCTGGAGCGCGTCAAAGCCGCGGCAGCGCTGCTGGTGGAAAAGCTCTCCGCCGCCGACGTACTCTCCGTCGTTGCCTTCAGTGATCGGGCGGAAGTGGTACTGCCCGCCAGCCACGTGCGCAACAAAGCGCCCGTGCTATCACGCCTGCGCACCATTGTTGCCTTCGGTGGCACGGAGATTTACCAGGGTTTGAACGCCTGCGTCAAGGAAATGCGCAAGGCTGACCTCGACCATCACCTGAATCACATCATCCTCCTCACGGATGGTCAGACATACGGGGATGAAAACGCCTGCCTGCAATTAGCCCAGCAAGCCGCCGCCAGCCACATCGGCATCAGCGGCTTTGGCATCGGCTCCGAGTGGAACGACCAGTTTCTCGACCGCCTCGTTGCCCCCTCCGGCGGTCAATGTGCCTACATCGACACGCCCGATCAGATTGTCACCCTTTTGCAGCAGCGCATACAAAGCCTGGGCAAAGTGTACGCACACAACTTCCGGCTGAAAGCGGACCAGTTTCCCGCCGGCGTGCGAATACAATATGGCTTGAAATTCAAGCCATTTGCCCAACCGCTGCCCGACAACCCGCAGCAAGACCTCAATCTGGGATCTGTAGAAGCGCGTACGCCGCTGGTTTTTGTGCTTGAGTTGATGATCGAATCGCAAAGCGGACCAAGACTGGAGATCCCCCTCACATTTGTGGCCGACATCCCGGCGGAAATGGCCGTCAATCAACCGTTCCACCAGAAGTTGGCATTGCCCGTCGGTGGACAGAAAGCGGACGTATTTCCTCCGGACGCCGTCGTGGAAGCGGTGCGCGTGCTCAACCTGTATCGCCTGAATGAAACCGCCTGGCACGAGATTGAAGCCGGCCAGTTGCAAACGGCCGTCACGCGCATGCGGCGACTGACGACGCGGCTGCTGGAATCCGGTTTTACGCAGATGGCGACGCAGGCGCAGATAGAAACGGAGCGGCTGTCTACCATGGGCACGCTCTCTTTGGAAGGGCGCAAGCGGCTGAAGTTTGGCACGCGCGCCCTGCTCACGAAAACGTTGATGTTGAATGACGATGATTAA
- a CDS encoding VOC family protein — protein sequence MRYQYTFTRLLVEDFRACYLFYRDVLGFQPSFGTENDGYADFDTGGVTIALFDRREMSETVGTSHLPPQAAAQDGVCLVFAVEDVAAACRHLQAHNIPLVTPMTDHPDWGIRTAHFRDPDGNLIEINCSLEIEPGSHAQ from the coding sequence ATGCGCTACCAGTATACATTTACACGATTGTTGGTAGAGGACTTTAGGGCGTGCTACTTGTTTTATCGGGACGTTCTCGGTTTCCAGCCCTCATTTGGCACGGAAAACGACGGCTACGCGGATTTTGATACAGGAGGCGTGACGATTGCTTTGTTTGACCGGCGCGAGATGAGCGAAACGGTGGGTACATCTCACCTCCCACCCCAGGCAGCGGCGCAGGATGGGGTCTGCCTGGTGTTTGCGGTGGAGGATGTGGCGGCGGCATGCCGGCATTTACAAGCACACAACATCCCCCTCGTCACCCCCATGACGGATCACCCGGATTGGGGTATCCGCACCGCCCATTTCCGCGATCCCGATGGAAATCTGATAGAGATTAATTGTTCGCTGGAGATTGAACCAGGTTCGCACGCTCAATGA
- a CDS encoding TIGR03960 family B12-binding radical SAM protein, with the protein MTPEQIELALERILPRVVKPGRYTGGEYNQVVKDWLNVDYKVALAFPDIYDLGMSNLGLMILYDIVNKHRNLLAERVYSPWVDMEAIMRETHLPLFSLETKHAIREFDMLAISLPYEQLFTNALNLMDLAGMPVRASERDESYPLVIAGGHACYNPEPMAPFVDVFVIGEGEEAILRLIATMRAARHLDRETQLRHIAGIEGCYVPRFYDVAYHEDGTIARITPTVPEAPPRVLKTIVPVMPPPVTDFIVPFIETVHNRAPIEIMRGCTRGCRFCHAGMITRPVRERPVDEILDAMEIILEKTGYEEVALLSLSSSDYTHVLELTERINERFGHLGLNISLPSLRIETVSTRLMDNLGDSKRGGFTLAPEAATERMRNIINKYVTHEELLETAREIYRRDWRTIKLYFMIGHPHETLEDVQAIVDLCKAVLAEGRKIHGRKASLNVGVSTFIPKPHTPFQWEPMDTLDQIEAKLALLRREMRETGLRLRWNDPQESLFEGYLSRGDRRVAAAVERAWRNGAVFDAWMDRFNREAWETAFAAEGLDRAFYTHRKRRIDEVFPWEHIDVAVTRRFLTQDYLMSHEGETRIDCRDQCFACGILPRLKDLRRETAPEAWECPPVTKISHRLRVHST; encoded by the coding sequence ATGACGCCAGAACAGATCGAACTTGCCCTGGAACGCATCCTGCCACGGGTTGTAAAGCCCGGGCGGTACACGGGCGGCGAGTACAACCAGGTGGTGAAGGATTGGCTGAACGTTGACTACAAAGTCGCCCTGGCCTTTCCTGACATTTATGACCTGGGCATGTCCAACCTGGGGCTGATGATTCTGTACGACATCGTGAACAAGCACCGCAACCTGCTGGCGGAGCGGGTCTATTCGCCCTGGGTGGACATGGAAGCGATCATGCGCGAGACGCATCTGCCGTTGTTCTCGCTGGAGACAAAGCACGCCATCCGTGAATTCGACATGCTGGCGATCAGCCTGCCGTATGAGCAGCTTTTCACGAATGCGCTAAACCTGATGGATTTGGCGGGGATGCCCGTGCGTGCATCGGAGCGGGATGAGTCGTATCCATTGGTGATTGCCGGCGGACACGCCTGCTACAATCCGGAGCCGATGGCTCCGTTTGTTGACGTGTTTGTGATTGGCGAAGGGGAGGAAGCGATTTTGCGCCTGATCGCCACGATGCGGGCGGCGCGCCACCTGGATCGGGAGACGCAATTGCGGCATATTGCCGGCATTGAAGGCTGCTACGTCCCCCGTTTTTACGATGTGGCCTATCATGAAGATGGCACGATTGCGCGCATCACGCCCACGGTCCCCGAAGCGCCCCCGCGCGTGCTGAAGACGATTGTGCCCGTGATGCCGCCGCCGGTGACGGATTTTATTGTGCCGTTTATTGAAACGGTCCACAACCGGGCGCCCATTGAGATTATGCGTGGTTGTACCAGGGGGTGTCGTTTTTGTCATGCCGGCATGATCACCCGACCCGTGCGTGAACGCCCCGTAGACGAAATCCTCGACGCCATGGAAATCATCCTGGAAAAAACCGGTTACGAAGAAGTCGCCCTCCTCTCCCTCTCCTCCAGCGACTACACCCACGTCCTTGAACTCACCGAACGCATCAACGAGCGCTTCGGCCACCTGGGGCTAAACATCTCCCTCCCCTCCCTGCGCATCGAAACCGTCTCCACCCGGTTGATGGACAACCTCGGCGACAGCAAACGCGGCGGCTTCACCCTGGCCCCCGAAGCCGCCACCGAACGTATGCGCAACATCATCAACAAATACGTCACCCACGAGGAACTGCTGGAAACGGCCCGCGAAATCTACCGCCGCGACTGGCGCACCATCAAACTCTACTTCATGATCGGCCATCCGCACGAAACGTTGGAAGACGTGCAGGCCATCGTTGACCTCTGCAAAGCCGTCCTCGCCGAAGGGCGCAAAATCCACGGGCGCAAAGCCAGCCTCAACGTAGGTGTCAGCACTTTCATTCCCAAGCCCCACACCCCTTTCCAGTGGGAGCCGATGGACACCCTGGACCAAATTGAGGCCAAACTCGCGCTGCTGCGGCGCGAAATGCGTGAAACCGGCCTGCGACTGCGCTGGAACGACCCGCAAGAATCGCTGTTTGAAGGGTATCTCAGCCGGGGCGACCGCCGCGTGGCGGCAGCCGTCGAACGGGCATGGCGCAATGGCGCCGTCTTCGACGCCTGGATGGACCGCTTCAATCGGGAAGCGTGGGAAACCGCTTTTGCCGCCGAAGGGCTGGATAGGGCCTTCTACACCCACCGCAAACGGCGCATTGACGAGGTTTTCCCCTGGGAACACATCGACGTGGCAGTGACGCGCCGCTTTCTGACG
- a CDS encoding FHA domain-containing protein, with protein sequence MTMIKCQDCGVAQHTGALFCGECGASLFNPVQQSTGVLPFTQELGQPPPSLAGQSLEPSALPMTITFFIPSSGRRVTLSNVYEVEVGRKDEVMGITPGLDLTVDDGAQSGVSRLHARILLTTQGAVLSDLNSTNGTLLNNFRLRAEEPYLLQSGDEVRFGHLLAHVFIN encoded by the coding sequence ATGACGATGATTAAGTGTCAGGATTGTGGCGTGGCGCAACATACGGGTGCGCTGTTTTGCGGCGAGTGTGGCGCGTCGCTGTTCAATCCGGTGCAGCAGAGCACCGGGGTGCTTCCCTTTACCCAAGAACTGGGGCAACCACCGCCATCGCTGGCCGGACAGTCGCTGGAACCCTCAGCCCTGCCGATGACGATAACTTTTTTTATCCCCAGCAGTGGGCGGCGTGTGACGCTCTCCAATGTGTATGAGGTGGAGGTAGGGCGCAAAGATGAAGTCATGGGCATTACGCCGGGATTAGACCTGACGGTGGATGATGGGGCGCAGTCTGGCGTCTCGCGGCTGCACGCCAGGATTTTGCTGACGACGCAGGGAGCGGTGTTGTCGGATTTGAACAGCACCAATGGGACGTTGCTGAACAACTTCCGCCTGCGGGCGGAAGAGCCGTATCTGTTGCAGTCGGGGGATGAAGTGCGTTTTGGACATTTGCTGGCGCACGTTTTCATTAATTGA
- a CDS encoding serine/threonine-protein kinase produces the protein MERRTRQGRHSQLKPGDVLQERYEIIGVLGVGGFSSVYKARDMRFANVTRLCAIKEMVNLTTDPHLREITIKSFEREASILATLEHPAIPDVYDYFTEGERSYLVLEFIRGKDLDAILAESEQPLDQDTVLKWAWQIGEVLTYLHGHKPRPVVFRDLKPSNLMLDVHDRIHIIDFNIAKVFQQDEKHTMMGTEGYSPPEQYRGESSPAGDVYALGATLHHLLTKQDPRMEVPFSFSERPIRALNLTVTEPFEAIIMRCLSYNVEDRFADAMAVQSALAGLMEPRTRPQGTADSLATPVKRVEGEEMPASAIRPLWQFKCEDEIRGTPLVADNLVLVGAYDNNLYALSLDDGSFAWKFPTSDGIAGMPAAYRDTVFIGSADKNLYCLQLASGRVHWQFTANGPIYSSPTARFEHVFFGSDDHHLYAVNVSSGRAAWKFDSQGAVRSSPHVSDEYIYYGTEAGTVYSLDLAGKIRWQFQAKRAVTSTPCLAEEMVFVGSLDHTIYALDASSGWPIWRFRTTRPIISSPVVHDGVLYVGSADGHLYAIDIYSGRKLWAFKTEGQVASSPAIWNDAVYFGATDGCVYCLTLKKGALRWQFETGGYVISSPRIAAGILYIGSTDHHLYALPV, from the coding sequence TTGGAGCGACGGACGCGACAGGGGCGTCACAGTCAGCTTAAACCCGGAGACGTACTGCAAGAACGCTACGAGATCATTGGCGTGCTCGGCGTGGGCGGATTTAGCTCCGTTTATAAGGCGCGAGACATGCGCTTCGCCAATGTCACCCGTCTTTGCGCCATCAAGGAGATGGTCAACCTGACCACGGACCCCCACCTGCGCGAAATCACCATCAAATCCTTTGAGCGCGAGGCAAGCATCCTGGCAACGTTGGAACATCCCGCCATCCCGGACGTATACGACTATTTTACGGAAGGGGAGCGCAGCTATCTGGTGTTGGAGTTCATCCGCGGTAAGGATTTAGACGCGATCCTGGCGGAATCGGAGCAACCGCTGGACCAGGATACCGTGCTGAAGTGGGCATGGCAGATTGGTGAAGTGCTGACCTACCTGCACGGGCACAAACCGCGGCCGGTCGTTTTCCGAGACTTGAAACCCTCCAACCTGATGTTGGATGTGCATGACCGCATCCACATAATTGATTTTAACATCGCCAAAGTGTTCCAGCAGGATGAAAAGCACACCATGATGGGCACGGAGGGGTATTCACCGCCGGAGCAGTATCGCGGTGAGTCCAGCCCGGCGGGAGACGTTTATGCGTTGGGGGCGACACTGCATCATTTGCTCACAAAGCAGGATCCGCGCATGGAGGTGCCGTTTTCGTTTAGCGAGCGGCCGATTCGGGCGCTCAACCTGACGGTGACGGAGCCGTTTGAGGCGATTATTATGCGCTGCCTTTCGTATAACGTGGAGGACCGGTTCGCGGATGCGATGGCGGTGCAGTCGGCTCTGGCGGGGTTGATGGAGCCGCGGACGAGGCCACAGGGCACGGCGGACAGCCTGGCGACGCCGGTGAAGCGGGTGGAGGGGGAGGAAATGCCGGCATCCGCCATCCGTCCCCTCTGGCAGTTCAAATGCGAAGACGAAATTCGCGGCACGCCTCTGGTAGCCGACAATCTCGTACTGGTGGGGGCCTATGACAACAACCTGTATGCCCTGTCGCTTGATGATGGCTCATTTGCCTGGAAGTTCCCCACCTCGGATGGCATTGCCGGCATGCCTGCCGCCTACCGCGACACGGTGTTCATTGGCTCCGCGGACAAAAATCTCTACTGCCTGCAACTCGCCAGCGGGCGCGTCCACTGGCAGTTTACCGCCAATGGTCCCATCTACTCCTCCCCCACCGCGCGGTTTGAACACGTCTTTTTTGGTTCCGACGACCATCACCTCTACGCCGTGAACGTGAGCAGCGGGCGCGCCGCCTGGAAATTCGATTCCCAGGGCGCGGTGCGCTCTTCCCCTCACGTCAGCGACGAGTACATCTACTACGGCACGGAAGCGGGGACGGTATACAGTCTGGACCTTGCCGGCAAAATCCGCTGGCAGTTTCAGGCCAAAAGAGCCGTCACTTCCACACCCTGTCTCGCCGAGGAAATGGTCTTTGTCGGTTCCCTCGACCACACCATCTACGCCCTGGATGCCAGCTCCGGCTGGCCTATCTGGCGCTTCCGCACTACCCGCCCTATTATCTCTTCTCCGGTCGTCCACGATGGCGTCCTCTACGTCGGCTCCGCCGATGGGCATCTCTACGCCATTGACATCTACTCCGGACGCAAGCTGTGGGCTTTCAAGACGGAAGGCCAGGTCGCATCTTCCCCGGCCATTTGGAATGATGCGGTCTATTTCGGCGCCACGGATGGTTGCGTTTACTGCTTGACCCTGAAAAAAGGCGCACTGCGCTGGCAGTTTGAAACAGGCGGCTACGTCATCTCTTCGCCGCGGATCGCTGCCGGCATTCTCTACATCGGCTCCACGGATCACCATCTCTATGCGCTGCCCGTTTGA
- a CDS encoding serine/threonine-protein phosphatase, whose amino-acid sequence MGNKKYTEEDAAGVDPLPTPGVSDGAADTVPAAAGPMPAADEQTISAPLPALPEELPATTPLAAPPPSRAPRIHAVQRCHVGAVRPRNEDSALTFVGETGGQSPLLPFSMYIVADGMGGHFAGHDASRRVSRLVAAHLMQQIYLPLLREKDGVNQKPVQEIMLEAVQAANREIHNPDPFKETGTTLTAAVILGRRLYLAHVGDSRAYLLRDRALKLLTTDHSYVQRLQDAGQLTPEEAATHPQRNVLYRAVGQGGELEVDVSTSALPASGQLLLCSDGLWGLVAEDVITDVLEDAALSPDAKVDRLVELALRGGGHDNITAILVSFSLA is encoded by the coding sequence ATGGGTAACAAAAAATATACAGAAGAAGACGCCGCTGGCGTCGATCCCTTGCCAACGCCCGGCGTCAGCGACGGCGCCGCGGACACCGTGCCCGCTGCCGCCGGGCCAATGCCGGCAGCAGATGAGCAAACCATTTCCGCGCCCCTGCCTGCCCTGCCAGAAGAACTCCCCGCCACCACCCCCCTGGCCGCGCCACCGCCGTCCCGCGCCCCCCGCATCCACGCCGTGCAACGCTGCCATGTCGGCGCGGTGCGACCCCGCAACGAAGACTCCGCCCTCACCTTCGTCGGCGAAACAGGCGGCCAATCTCCCTTGCTCCCTTTTTCCATGTACATCGTCGCCGATGGTATGGGCGGCCATTTCGCCGGACACGACGCCAGTCGCCGTGTCTCCCGCCTCGTGGCCGCGCACCTGATGCAACAAATCTATCTGCCCCTGTTGCGCGAAAAGGACGGCGTTAACCAGAAACCGGTGCAGGAAATCATGCTGGAAGCGGTGCAGGCGGCCAACCGGGAAATTCACAATCCCGACCCGTTCAAGGAAACGGGCACGACCCTGACGGCAGCCGTGATCCTGGGGCGGCGTCTCTACCTGGCGCACGTCGGCGACAGCCGCGCCTACTTGCTGCGCGACCGCGCATTGAAACTGCTGACGACGGATCATTCCTACGTCCAGCGGCTGCAAGATGCGGGGCAGTTGACGCCGGAAGAGGCGGCCACGCATCCGCAACGCAACGTGCTTTACCGGGCCGTTGGTCAGGGGGGGGAACTGGAAGTGGATGTGTCTACCTCGGCGCTGCCGGCATCTGGGCAGTTGTTGCTGTGCAGCGACGGCCTGTGGGGGCTTGTCGCCGAAGACGTCATCACGGACGTCCTGGAAGACGCGGCCCTTTCGCCAGACGCTAAAGTGGACCGACTCGTGGAATTGGCGCTGCGCGGTGGTGGGCACGACAACATTACGGCCATTCTCGTCTCTTTCTCGCTTGCCTGA
- a CDS encoding response regulator transcription factor, translating into MVEQIPESLEPTVPRLILVVDDERRMIRFIRMNLELEGYQVIEASNGLEALEQTRQHVPDLIIMDVMMPELDGFETLRLLREISTVPVILLTVKEDEEDRIHGLELGADDYVTKPFSPRELNSRVNAVLRRASWPAPPPRTVLRIDDRLSVDFNRHQVIVAGERIDLRPTEYRLLSHLIQNAGWVVPHETLLQKVWGYEYRDETHYLRLYINYLRKKIEEDPANPGYILTERGTGYRFVDYKKGLLAD; encoded by the coding sequence ATGGTTGAACAAATCCCCGAATCCCTGGAACCCACCGTTCCCCGCCTCATCCTCGTCGTTGACGACGAACGACGCATGATCCGCTTCATCCGCATGAACCTGGAACTGGAAGGCTACCAGGTCATCGAAGCCAGCAACGGCCTGGAAGCCCTGGAACAAACCCGCCAACACGTCCCCGACCTGATCATCATGGACGTGATGATGCCCGAACTAGATGGCTTTGAAACCCTCCGCCTCCTGCGCGAAATCTCCACCGTCCCCGTCATTCTCCTCACCGTCAAAGAAGACGAAGAAGACCGCATCCACGGTCTGGAACTCGGCGCCGACGATTACGTGACCAAGCCATTCAGCCCGCGCGAGCTGAACAGCCGCGTCAACGCCGTCCTGCGTCGCGCCAGTTGGCCCGCGCCGCCGCCGCGCACCGTCCTGCGCATAGACGACCGCCTCTCCGTGGACTTCAACCGGCACCAGGTCATCGTCGCCGGCGAACGTATTGACCTCCGCCCCACGGAATATCGCCTCCTCAGCCACCTGATCCAGAATGCGGGCTGGGTTGTCCCCCACGAAACGCTCCTGCAAAAAGTGTGGGGGTACGAATACCGCGATGAAACCCACTATCTGCGCCTGTACATCAACTACCTGCGCAAAAAAATCGAAGAAGACCCCGCCAACCCCGGCTATATCCTTACCGAACGCGGTACCGGCTACCGCTTCGTGGATTACAAGAAAGGATTACTCGCGGATTGA